A portion of the Synergistaceae bacterium genome contains these proteins:
- the hpt gene encoding hypoxanthine phosphoribosyltransferase yields the protein MSYRLGEVILSRETIARRVKELADEIAAGTDKDKGVVIVGILTGAAFFLTDLVRELPEDLDVRVDFMSVASYGDGTQSSGVVRIFHDLKSSIEGKNVIVVEDIVDSGLTLSHLLGLLQNRNPASLKVCVLLDKYERRKTEVKVDYCGFRIPDKFVVGYGLDCAGMWRHLKDIKYVIEE from the coding sequence GTGTCATACAGGTTAGGGGAAGTAATATTGTCGCGGGAAACCATTGCCCGCAGAGTGAAAGAACTTGCTGACGAGATAGCCGCAGGAACGGACAAGGACAAGGGAGTCGTTATTGTCGGCATTCTCACTGGGGCGGCATTTTTCCTGACGGATCTTGTGAGGGAGCTTCCGGAGGACTTGGACGTGCGGGTGGACTTCATGTCTGTTGCGTCATACGGCGACGGAACGCAGTCAAGCGGAGTTGTGAGAATCTTCCACGACCTCAAGAGCAGCATTGAGGGGAAGAATGTTATTGTGGTTGAAGACATCGTAGACTCAGGGCTGACGCTGTCGCACCTTCTCGGGCTTCTGCAGAACAGGAATCCCGCGAGCCTGAAGGTGTGTGTTCTTCTGGACAAGTACGAGCGGCGCAAGACGGAAGTCAAAGTAGACTACTGCGGCTTCAGGATACCTGATAAGTTCGTGGTGGGTTACGGCCTTGACTGTGCGGGAATGTGGCGGCACTTGAAGGACATCAAGTACGTCATTGAGGAGTAA
- a CDS encoding glycosyltransferase family 2 protein: MKDVLVSVIIPVYNVERYITRCLQSIIDQTHKTIEVVPVDDGSPDKCGAIIDEFAAKDSRVIPVHKTNGGVSSARNAGLDAARGEYIMFVDGDDYVEADYVDYFLSIITHGGGG, from the coding sequence ATGAAGGACGTTCTTGTGTCAGTGATAATTCCTGTGTACAACGTCGAACGTTACATCACCAGATGCCTGCAGTCAATCATTGACCAAACACATAAGACCATCGAGGTTGTTCCTGTCGACGACGGTTCGCCGGACAAGTGCGGGGCGATAATCGACGAGTTTGCGGCTAAGGACTCGCGGGTGATTCCTGTGCACAAAACCAACGGAGGAGTCTCGTCCGCACGTAACGCAGGGCTTGATGCTGCAAGAGGAGAGTATATTATGTTCGTTGACGGAGACGATTACGTTGAAGCAGATTACGTCGACTACTTCCTAAGTATTATTACGCACGGGGGGGGGGGGG
- the nudC gene encoding NAD(+) diphosphatase, with protein MLVFCRNKILVKHETYDFDEGYIASHGGLEVIRRSSDFPANWQALSSWADVESHSLREGEEFVGLRELWHIAGSKVFALAGGAWIFANWFRNFRLCPSCGGSLSPNAHDYGRKCDACGKVYYAPQSPAVIVAVEREGSLLLAHNAAFPEGRYSIIAGFVEPGESLEDAVKREVMEEVGIEVEGITYFGSQVWPFPNSLMLGFTARYSAGEVHPDGTEIIRAGWFVPEDIRNMNIPDGASIARRLIDNFTSTHS; from the coding sequence ATGCTGGTATTCTGCAGGAACAAGATACTCGTGAAACATGAGACATACGACTTTGACGAAGGATACATAGCTTCACACGGCGGGCTTGAGGTCATCAGGAGGTCATCGGACTTCCCTGCGAACTGGCAGGCGTTGTCTTCGTGGGCTGATGTCGAATCACACTCACTGCGCGAAGGTGAAGAGTTTGTAGGCTTGCGTGAACTGTGGCACATCGCTGGGAGCAAAGTTTTCGCGCTGGCAGGAGGAGCGTGGATATTCGCAAACTGGTTCAGGAACTTCCGGCTGTGCCCGTCATGCGGAGGAAGCCTCAGCCCGAACGCCCACGACTACGGCAGGAAGTGCGACGCTTGCGGGAAAGTGTATTACGCTCCGCAGTCTCCGGCGGTTATCGTTGCTGTGGAACGTGAAGGCAGTCTGCTTTTGGCGCACAATGCTGCGTTCCCGGAGGGCAGGTACAGTATAATAGCGGGGTTCGTTGAGCCGGGCGAGTCGCTCGAGGACGCAGTGAAGCGTGAAGTCATGGAGGAAGTAGGGATTGAGGTTGAGGGAATAACGTACTTCGGCTCGCAGGTGTGGCCCTTCCCGAACAGCCTGATGCTGGGCTTCACAGCGCGTTACTCTGCGGGAGAAGTTCACCCCGACGGGACGGAGATTATTCGTGCGGGCTGGTTTGTGCCTGAGGACATCAGGAACATGAACATTCCCGACGGAGCGAGCATAGCCCGGAGGCTCATCGATAACTTCACCAGCACACATTCATAG